TAGTGATCCCTGTGAGAATTTACGAGATGTTTTACAATTTCCTACAGGATATAGTGAAGAGTCCCTTTCAGTTGAGATCTTCTCTTGTATCCACGGCGGAGGGGGTTCTCACTTCGTCGGAGAAGGATCGCGGTGTGGTGGTTTTGAATCTGGGATACAACTTCACCGGTCTTATAGCCTACAAAAACGGTGTTCCCATAAAGATCGCCTACGTTCCCGTCGGTATGAAACACGTGATCAAGGATGTTTCCGCTGTTCTGGATACTTCCTTCGAAGAAGCGGAAAGGTTGATCATCACCTACGGCAACGCGGTTTACAGCGACATCAAAGAAGAGGAGATACAGTACAGAGGACTGGATGGGAACACTGTGAAGACCACAAGTGTGAAGAAACTCGCCGTCATCATACACGCCCGCCTCAGAGAGATAATGAGTAAGTCGAAGAAGGTCTTCAGGGAAGTAGAGGCAAAGATAATGGAGGAAGGAGAGATAGGGATACCCGGCGGAGTCGTCCTATCGGGTGGAGGTGCCAAAATTCCTAGGATAAACGATTTGGCAACAGAGGTGTTCAGGGTTCCTGTGCGAACAGGATGCTATGCTAACTCGGACAAACCGTTGATCATCAACTCGGACGAGGCTGCTTACGATCCTTCGTTTGCTGCTGCCTTTGGGAACGTCTTCTCATCGATGGAGAATCCATACGAGGAAGCCCCGGTGAAACGGGAGAATCCTTTTAAAAGGATTTTCAGATTGTTCAGGGAACTGATGGAATGATTGGGAGGTTAAGAGTATGGGCTTTGATCTCGACGTCGAGAAAAAGAAGGAAAGCAGGAACATACCCCAAGCGAACAACCTCAAGATAAAGGTCATAGGAGTCGGAGGTGCGGGAAACAACGCCATAAACAGAATGATAGAGATAGGAATACACGGCGTTGAGTTCGTTGCCGTGAACACGGATTTACAGGTACTGGAGGCCTCCAACGCCGATGTCAAGATACAGATAGGTGAAAACATCACGCGTGGTCTTGGCGCCGGTGGAAGACCGGAAATAGGCGAAGAAGCAGCCATGGAAAGCGAGGAGAAGATTCGTGAGGTCCTCGAGGATACCCATATGGTTTTCATAACGGCAGGACTCGGTGGCGGAACGGGAACGGGAGCCTCACCTGTCATAGCCAGGATAGCCAAGGAGATGGGGATTTTGACGGTGGCAATCGTTACCACTCCTTTTTACTTCGAAGGTCCTGAAAGACTCAACAAGGCGATAAAGGGTTTGAAGAAGCTCAGAGAACACGTTGACACTCTGATAAAGATCTCCAACAACAAACTCATGGAAGAACTCCCGAGGGACGTGAAGATAAAGGATGCCTTCCTGAAGGCAGATGAAACTCTCCACCAGGGAGTGAAAGGTATCTCAGAACTCATAACGAAGAGAGGGTACATAAACCTCGACTTTGCAGACATAGAGTCTGTGATGAAAGACGCAGGGGCGGCGATCCTTGGAATAGGAGTCGGAAAGGGTGAACAGAGGGCCAGAGAAGCGGCGAAGAAGGCCATGGAGAGCAAATTGATAGAGCATCCCGTTGAGAACGCCAGTTCCATCGTTTTCAACATAACGGCTCCCAGCAACATCAGAATGGAAGAGGTACACGAAGCCGCCATGATCATAAGACAAAACAGCAGCGAAGATGCG
This genomic window from Thermotoga sp. SG1 contains:
- a CDS encoding cell division protein FtsA; protein product: MIDLPKASFFTSIDIGSRYIKGLVLRKHDQEWEALAYSSVKSRGLDEGEIKDAIAFKESVNTLLKELEEQIQRSLRSDFIISFSNVNFERKDVVSEKDFGEDRRVINLDILGEMQSEALGKLEEDGKKPLHLFSKRYLLDGERIVFNPLDMKASKITVEYTSIVIPVRIYEMFYNFLQDIVKSPFQLRSSLVSTAEGVLTSSEKDRGVVVLNLGYNFTGLIAYKNGVPIKIAYVPVGMKHVIKDVSAVLDTSFEEAERLIITYGNAVYSDIKEEEIQYRGLDGNTVKTTSVKKLAVIIHARLREIMSKSKKVFREVEAKIMEEGEIGIPGGVVLSGGGAKIPRINDLATEVFRVPVRTGCYANSDKPLIINSDEAAYDPSFAAAFGNVFSSMENPYEEAPVKRENPFKRIFRLFRELME
- the ftsZ gene encoding cell division protein FtsZ, with amino-acid sequence MGFDLDVEKKKESRNIPQANNLKIKVIGVGGAGNNAINRMIEIGIHGVEFVAVNTDLQVLEASNADVKIQIGENITRGLGAGGRPEIGEEAAMESEEKIREVLEDTHMVFITAGLGGGTGTGASPVIARIAKEMGILTVAIVTTPFYFEGPERLNKAIKGLKKLREHVDTLIKISNNKLMEELPRDVKIKDAFLKADETLHQGVKGISELITKRGYINLDFADIESVMKDAGAAILGIGVGKGEQRAREAAKKAMESKLIEHPVENASSIVFNITAPSNIRMEEVHEAAMIIRQNSSEDADVKFGLIFDDEIPEDEIRVIFIATRFPDEDKILFPEGDIPAIYRYGLEGLL